The proteins below come from a single Fastidiosipila sanguinis genomic window:
- a CDS encoding 6-phosphofructokinase: MLRVGMLTSGGDCQGLNAAMRGVAKTLYELNDDVEILGYQDGFRGLIEGDYKLMKPSDFSGILTLGGTILGTSRQPFKEIDNYVNGKDGETRCEAMVRNYKEQNLDCLVVLGGNGSHKSANRLSEEGLNVITLPKTIDKDIYGSEMTFGFQSAVNIATDVIDGIHTTATSHGRIFIIELMGNKAGWLTLSAGVAGGADIILIPEINYELENVLAAIEERNKQGKKFSIIAMAEGSKSKEDSEMSSSDYAEMLKEKGYPSGTYKLAAELSKELDQEVRVTVPGHYQRGGSPCPYDRVFASECGAYGAELILKGKFGRSVVQVNNEITSLPIDEVAGKKNLVPTNCELVRVAKDMGISFGDE, encoded by the coding sequence ATGTTGAGAGTAGGTATGTTGACTTCAGGTGGTGACTGTCAAGGTCTAAACGCAGCTATGAGAGGTGTAGCCAAAACTCTATATGAATTGAATGATGATGTAGAGATATTAGGTTATCAAGATGGTTTTAGAGGTTTAATTGAAGGTGATTACAAGCTAATGAAACCAAGTGATTTTTCAGGAATCTTGACTTTAGGAGGTACGATTTTAGGTACTTCTAGACAACCTTTCAAAGAGATTGATAATTATGTAAATGGCAAAGATGGCGAGACTAGATGCGAGGCTATGGTAAGAAATTATAAAGAGCAAAACTTAGACTGTTTAGTTGTTCTTGGTGGTAATGGAAGCCATAAATCAGCAAATCGTCTATCAGAAGAAGGGTTAAATGTTATTACCTTGCCAAAAACAATTGATAAAGATATCTATGGTTCAGAAATGACCTTTGGTTTCCAGAGTGCTGTAAATATTGCAACAGACGTTATTGACGGAATTCATACTACAGCAACCTCACATGGTAGAATTTTTATCATTGAATTAATGGGAAATAAAGCTGGTTGGTTAACCTTGAGTGCAGGTGTAGCTGGTGGAGCTGACATTATTTTGATTCCAGAGATTAATTATGAATTGGAGAATGTTTTAGCCGCTATTGAAGAAAGAAATAAACAAGGTAAAAAATTCTCTATTATTGCAATGGCAGAAGGATCTAAGAGTAAGGAAGATTCTGAAATGTCTTCCTCAGATTATGCAGAAATGCTAAAAGAAAAAGGCTATCCTTCAGGAACATATAAGTTAGCTGCTGAACTATCTAAAGAGTTAGATCAAGAAGTTAGAGTTACAGTTCCTGGGCACTATCAAAGAGGTGGTTCACCATGTCCTTATGATAGAGTTTTTGCTAGTGAATGTGGAGCGTATGGTGCTGAATTAATTCTAAAAGGTAAATTCGGTAGATCAGTAGTTCAAGTTAATAATGAGATTACAAGCTTGCCTATTGATGAAGTAGCAGGAAAGAAAAATCTAGTGCCAACAAATTGTGAACTAGTAAGAGTAGCAAAAGACATGGGTATAAGTTTTGGGGATGAGTAA
- a CDS encoding HlyD family efflux transporter periplasmic adaptor subunit gives MANNFTDNTNINKVQNKEVNHSRTEILSRRQEQEEKRLRQRFYIMIVFVIIIIILAFAMINIIRSEYKPKPQLYILVPGNLEKNIESKSLVLRDEIQLEASSSGLMAAGVTSGEKIAVNDPVAKIVDLQAEQQREELAEVNEEISERQLELLNEHNLPDDGLVERIYSKYDIQLSEYIKTLQDIANDKLPIDNTAMIQEELSLKLKERSENLNTLDFEDETIINLKNKKANLESYLKDYETPIISKKSGYVSYLIDEYSRKITEEDIDKIDPETILNANIDVHKEKNMLKQNLSKGQSALSLITSFDQRLVVPVDRAMAAEFEIDNIYDLKFPRENLELNAVKLISVKEQGEYALLTFYTSQKIGDFADLRYTPVSMKIESVRGLKIPQSAIVRSKEGNKAAVMVLRRAYVYEQEIEILAEDDEYAIIANKENSDIELTDGSVIVQNPETVRNGEKLMS, from the coding sequence TTGGCTAATAATTTTACCGACAATACAAACATAAATAAGGTGCAAAATAAGGAAGTTAATCATTCTAGAACCGAAATATTATCTAGGCGTCAAGAGCAGGAAGAGAAAAGACTGCGTCAACGCTTTTATATTATGATCGTTTTTGTGATTATAATAATTATTCTTGCCTTTGCGATGATAAATATTATTAGGTCTGAATATAAACCTAAACCTCAGTTGTATATTCTTGTTCCAGGGAATCTAGAAAAGAATATCGAAAGCAAATCATTGGTATTGAGAGATGAAATTCAGCTAGAAGCAAGTAGTTCGGGTCTAATGGCTGCTGGTGTAACCAGTGGCGAGAAGATTGCAGTTAACGACCCGGTAGCAAAAATTGTTGATTTACAAGCCGAACAGCAAAGAGAAGAGTTGGCCGAAGTTAATGAAGAGATATCTGAAAGGCAGCTAGAGCTATTAAATGAACACAATTTACCTGATGATGGATTAGTTGAAAGAATATATTCCAAGTATGATATACAGTTATCTGAATATATCAAAACTTTGCAAGATATTGCCAATGACAAACTTCCTATAGATAATACCGCTATGATACAGGAAGAGTTAAGCTTGAAGTTAAAAGAGCGTAGTGAGAACTTAAATACATTAGATTTTGAAGATGAGACGATAATTAATTTAAAAAATAAAAAAGCCAACTTAGAGTCGTATTTAAAAGATTATGAAACTCCAATAATTAGCAAAAAAAGTGGATATGTAAGCTATTTAATTGATGAATATAGTAGGAAAATAACAGAAGAAGACATTGATAAAATCGATCCTGAAACTATATTAAATGCGAATATCGATGTGCATAAAGAAAAGAATATGCTTAAACAAAACCTTAGTAAGGGACAAAGTGCTTTAAGTTTAATAACAAGCTTCGATCAACGTTTAGTGGTTCCAGTAGATAGAGCAATGGCTGCGGAATTCGAAATTGATAATATCTATGACCTTAAATTTCCAAGGGAAAATTTAGAGTTAAATGCAGTTAAATTAATTTCGGTAAAAGAGCAGGGTGAATATGCACTTTTAACATTTTATACCAGTCAAAAGATTGGAGACTTTGCAGACTTAAGATATACCCCTGTTAGCATGAAAATTGAATCGGTAAGAGGATTAAAAATACCCCAGTCAGCAATTGTTAGGTCTAAAGAGGGGAACAAAGCTGCAGTTATGGTTCTTAGAAGAGCATATGTTTATGAGCAAGAAATAGAAATCTTAGCCGAGGATGATGAATACGCAATTATTGCTAATAAAGAAAACTCGGATATAGAATTGACTGATGGAAGTGTAATAGTTCAAAATCCGGAGACTGTTAGAAATGGCGAGAAATTAATGTCGTAA